The Gammaproteobacteria bacterium genome segment GCCTGGACAGTTTGATCGCCGGTCTGCACGCCTCCAAGACCCGCCACTATACCGGGATGTTGGCGGCCGGCAGTATTCCGCTGCGGCCCGGTGTGCGGCGCCTGCTGGGGGAGGCGCGCGCCGAGGGGGTGCGCCTGGCGATTGCGACCACCACTACGCCGGCCAATGTAATGGCCCTGCTGGAGCATGCGAGCCCGGAGATTCCCGCTTCCTGGTTTGAGACGATTGCCGCCGGGGATGTGGTCGCGGCCAAAAAGCCCGCCCCGGACATTTTTAACTATGCTCTGGAGCAGATGGGTTTAGACCCCTCCCGGTGTATCGCGCTGGAAGACTCTGAAAACGGCCTCAGGGCGGCGCGCGGGGCGGGGTTGAGGACAGTGATTACAACCAATGACTACACCCGCGACCAGGATTTTACGGACGCGGAGTTGGTGCTGAATCATCTCGGTGAGCCCGGCCGGCCCTTTACCGTGTTAAAAGGCGCTGTGAACGGCAAGTCCTATCTGGATTTGGATACTTTGCGGCAGCTCACGCAGGACGCGCGAGACGCTCCAGATACAGTGCGGTAGCACCGGCGACCGCCACCGGCATCACGATCAGATTGACGCCGGGAATAAGCGTCGCGAGCAGCACTGCGCCTCCGAAGCCCAGGCTCACACGCCACTGCCGGGCAAGCGTGCGCCGCTGCTCACGAAAGGACAGGCGATGATTGCCCATCACATAATCGGTGTATTGCAGGCACAGCATCCAGGCGCCGAAGACCATCCACAGCAGCGGCGCGGCCAGATTCAGCGGAGGGATGAACGAGACCAGCAACAACGGCAAGGCCCACAGCAGAAAATACCCGATCTTGCGTAGCTCGCCTAACAGGGCGGGGACAATGTCCAGCAACAGCCTGCCCCATGATTGATCCGACGCAGCGTGTCCCGTGAGATGCGTTTCGACCGCCTCGGCAAGCAGGCCGTTAAAAGGCGCGCCGATCAGATTTAACAACAGGCTGAAACCAAAATAGATTACCACCAGGGCAACTAATACCAATAGCGGCCATAACAACCATTGCAGCCAATCGAGCCAGCCGGGCAGAACAGACGTCAGTTGGGCCGTCAAGGTCTGGAGCCAGTGAGCGGCGTAGGCGGTCAATACGGCAAAGATCAGGGTGTTCAACAGGAGCGGTATCGCCACGTAGCGGCGCACGCCCGGCTGCCGAATCAACCGGAAGCCGCGGAGTAAGTAGCTTGCGCCGGTGATGATGCCGTTGCTCATGGAGTGCGTGGTCGCTCCCGGCATCCTGCCTCCCGCGACATTAGTACATCCCTGCACGTCACTTGTTGTACGCCGCGCAGGGCCAACAGCGCCGCGCCATAGGCCGCTTCGCTCTGTGCAGGTATGGTCATAGCCGTATTTAATAACCGTTTACGGATTTCTGTCCATGCCTCGTTGACCGCGCCGCCGCCGACGCTGAGTATGGAGGTGGGGTAGGGCGCGCCGAGACTGGCAAGCAATTGATAACCGCGCTGTTCAATGCGCGCGATGCCTTCCAGCAGGCCCTGAAAAAACAGTATGTCATCGGCGGGCCGCGGTGTAACACGGGGGGGCAGGGTCGCGTCGTTTATGGGGAACCGTTCGCCGGGCGCGGGCAGCGGATAGTAATCCAAACCGGTGGGTTGATCGGGTTTTAACAAGGGCGTCATGGCGGCCATCTGCTCAGGTGTGAAATAGTGTAGCAGCACGGCGCCGCCGCTGTTCGAGCCCCCTCCCGCCAGCCAGAGATCGCCCAGGCGGTGGCTGTAGACGCCGTATTCGGGGGCGAAGACGGGTTTTTCAGAGAGCACCTTGACGACCAGCGTGGAGCCGAGCGAGGTGACGGCCTCGCCGGGGGCGCAGGCCCCTGTGGCGATAAAGGCGGCGGTGGCGTCGGTCGTGCCGGCGACGAGCAGGGTGTCCGCGGCAAGATTGAATTCACGGGCGGCGGCGGCGCTGACCGCGCCGAGCGGCGTGCCGGCGGGGACGGCTTCAGGGAGCCAATCCCGGCGCACGCCGAGGCGATCAAGCCATGCAGGCCAGCGGCGTTCGAGCACGTCATAGCCCAGCTTTAGACAATTGTGCTCGTCGCTTACGCCATACTGGCCGCGCAGTTTCCCGGTGATCCAGTCGGCCGGGCTCAGCGCATGGCGGGTAGCGGCGGGAGCTAGTGTTTGCAGCGTGAGGAGCTTGGCCAGGCCGCTGCTGGCCCCATGCGCGGCGGTGGTGGGCGGCGCTACCTCGGCGATAGTGGCCGCTGCGCATTGACTGCGGGCGTCGTTATACATGAGCGCCGGGCCGAGCGGTTCGCCTCGATCATCGGTGAGCAGCAGGGTGCTGGAGGTGCCGTCCACGGCGATGGCGCGAATATGCTTGGAGGGAACCTTGACCAACACGGCGCGCAAGGCGCTCTCCACCGCTCGCCACCAGAGCTGAGGGTCTTGCTCGACTTCCGCTCCGCGGCGGAGCGGGGCTGGGAGCGGGATGGCCGCCTGGGCTTGCAGCGTACCCGCGGCATCTATAACCATCGCCCGGCAACCGCTGGTGCCGAGGTCTATGCCTAGATAAAGTGGCAAGTGACAAGTAGCAAGCGGCAAGTATTCACGGGAGATTCACCGCTACGGGCGGAGTCCAACCGGATACGCGATGTTCGGCAATCACCGTCGTATAGATGCCACCCCTTACGTAGAACTCGGCCGTGAGCCGCATGAATCTCGGCTGGCAGGCCTTGGCGAGGTCATCGAGGATGAGGTTGGTGACCGCCTCGTGGAAGGCGCCTTCGTTGCGGTAAGACCACATGTAGAGCTTTAGGGATTTAAGCTCAATACAAAGCTTATCAGGCACATACTCGATGTGCAGGGTCGCAAAGTCGGGCTGGCCCGTCTTGGGGCATAGACAGGTAAACTCCGGGACCTCCATGCGGATGGTATAATCGCGCTCGGGTGTCGGGTTGGAAAACGTCTCGAGTTGTTTAGTGGGTTGGGTAGGCATGTCGTTCACTCTATGTTAGCTTTGCACATCACATCATAACTTAACCTCTTCCAGATTTATAACCATGCGCCTCAGCAAGATCAAACTCGCCGGTTTCAAGTCCTTTGTGGACCCCACCACCATCCACCTGCCCAGCAATCTGGTGGGCATCGTGGGGCCGAACGGCTGCGGCAAGTCCAACGTCATTGACGCGGTGCGCTGGGTGATGGGCGAAAGCTCCGCCAAGAGCCTGCGCGGCGACTCCATGGCGGATGTGATCTTCAACGGCTCGACCTCGCGCAAACCGGTCAGCCAGGCCTCCATCGAGCTTATCTTCGACAACAGCGATGGCGCGCTGGGCGGGGCCTATGCGGAATACGGCGAGATTTCCATCAAGCGACAGGTCGGGCGCGACGGTCATTCCGATTATTTCCTGAACGGCGTGCGCTGCCGGCGGCGCGATATCACTGACCTGTTTTTGGGCACCGGCCTCGGCCCGCACAGCTATGCCATCATCGAGCAGAACATGATCTCGCGCCTGATCGAGGCCAAGCCCGATGATCTCAGAATCATGCTGGAAGAGGCGGCGGGGATTTCCAGATACAAGGAGCGGCGCCGCGAAACAGAGACGCGCATGCGCCACACGCGCGAGAACATTGACCGGCTCAATGACGTGCGCGAGGAACTGGGCAAGCAGCTCGAACGCTTGCAACGCCAGGCGAACAGTGCGGAAAAATACAAGCTCCTGAAGGAACAGGAACGTCAGGTCAAGGCGCAACTGCTGGCCTTGCGCTGGCGGGCGCTACACGACGAAGTCGAGGCGCAGGGCCGCATGGTCAGTGAACAGGAGACGGAGCTGGAGGCGCATATCGCGCAACAGCGCGCGGCCGAGACGGCGATTGAGAAGCAGCGCGAACAACAGGGCGAGGCCGCCGAGGTGTTTAATGCGGTGCAGGGCAGATTTTACGGGGCGGGCGCCGAGATCGCCCGTCTGGAGCAATCCTTGTTGCACGCCAGGGAAAGGCGGCGTCAGCTCCAGCAGGATCTTGAACAGTTAGAGCAGGCCTGGCGCGACATCGAACAGCATCTCGAAGCGGACCGGCAACAGCTCGCCGGCCTGACCCGCGAACTCGAGCAGGCCGAACCCGGTTGGCGCGAGGCGCAAACGGGCGCGGAGGCGGCCCGCCAGGCGCTCGCCGAGGCGGAGCAGGCCGTGCATGCAGGTCAAATAGAATGGGACAGCTTCAATCAGCGCGCGGCGCAGAGTATGCAGACTGTCCAGGTGGAAGGCGCCCGCGTGCAACATCTCGAACAGCAACTGCAGCAGCTTCAACAGCGGCGCTCGCGCCTCGAAGAGGAGCGGCGCACGCTCGCCGACGCGAACCTGCAACAGCAGAACACGCAACTGCTGGAACAGCGCGACGGCTGTGAGCGAGAGGCCGCGCAACGGCAGCAGAGTCTGCAAGAGACACTTAACAGGATCACGGTGCTGCGCGAACAGAGCCACCAGCACAGTACTCAACTTGATTCCGTACGCAGCCGCCTGGAAGAACGGCGCGGACGCCTGGCCTCGCTGGAGGCCTTGCAGCAAGCGGCGCTCGGCAAGGCCTCGACGCAACTCAGCGCCTGGCTCAAGGATCATGGGCTGGGTGATGCGCCGCGTCTCGCTCAAGGCCTGACGGTGGAGGAGGGCTGGGAGCATGCGGTGGAGTGCGTGCTGGGCGCGCATTTGGAGGCGGTCTGCGTTGCAGATCTGGCGGACGTGATGAAGCTGCTCGATGCGCCTCCGGAAGGAGCCTTGAGCCTGTTTGACACCTCGTCAGCCGCGGCGGCCGCCGCGAACAAACATCGCGCGCCGCCGTTGCAGGACAAGGTGCGCGCCCCGTGGCCTCTCGGCGGTGTGCTCGCGGATGTCTATGCGGCGGATTCCCTGGCGCAGGCCGGGACCCTTTATCCCCAATTGCAAGCACATGAGTCCGTCATCACCCGTGGCGGCGTTTGGCTGGGCAAGGGATGGCTGCGGGTTGCGAATCAGAAGGACATCCATGCCGGCGTCCTGCACCGCGAGCAGGAGATCAAGTCGCTGCATGAAACGGTGACGCAGGATCAGGCTGCGCTCGAACATCTGCAAGAAGAATTAGCGGCGCAGCGCGCCCAGTTGCAGGAGTTGGAACAGCAGCGCGAAACCTCCCAAGCTGCGCTCAGTCAGGCCCAACATCAGCTTGCGGAGGTGCACGGGCAACTCAGCGGCCACCGGATACGCCTGGAGCAAACGACGGCGCGCGCCGCTCAAGTGCAGGCCGAGTTGCAGGAGATAGAAAAACAGGTTGCGGCGTTGAGCGGTGAATTGGATACCGCCCGTGCCCGTTTGCAGGAGGCCACCGCGCACAGCGAGACCCTGACTCAGGAAAGGACGGTTTTACAACAGCGGCGTGAAGCGCAGCGCATTACGCTCGATGAACTGCGTCTCAAGGCCCGCGCCGACGGCGACCGCGTCCACCAGCTTGCGTTGCGTATCGAGGCGCTGCGCAGCACGCTCGCTTCCACCGGACAAAATCTGCAACGCATGCAAGATCAACTCGGTCAAATGGCCGCGAGGCGTGAGGACTTGCGCAGCCAGCTTGCCGGCGGCGTGGCTCCCTTGGAGGCTGCCCAGGCCGAACTCGAACAGCAACTCGCCAAGCGCTCGGAGATCGAGACCGAACTCAATCATGCGCGCCGTGTGGTCGAGGAGTTTGACCACGTCCTGCGTCAATTGAATGAACAGCGCCACCAAAAAGAACAAAAGGTGCAGGATCTGCGCACGGTCCTGGAGCAGACCCGTCTGACCTACCAGGAGGGCAGGGTGCGCTCCCAATCGCTGGAGGAGCAGATCGTAGAGTCGGGGTTTGAGTTGCAGCCGGTGCTGGAGGCCCTCTCTGCGGAGGCGAATGAACAGGATAGTCATGCGCAAGTAGAGCAGATCACGCAAAAGATTCAGCGTCTCGGCCCGATCAATCTCGCCGCGATAGACGAATACGCCGAACTGTCGCAGCGCAAGAACTATCTCGACGCGCAAAATGCCGATTTGACCGAAGCCCTCACCACCCTCGAGAACGCCATCCGCAAGATAGACCGCGAGACCCGCACCCGCTTCCAGGAGACCTTCGACAAGGTCAACACCAGCCTGCAGGCCACCTTCCCGCGTCTGTTCGGCGGCGGTCACGCCTATCTGGAGCTGACCGGAGAAGACCTGCTCGATACCGGCGTGACCGTCATGGCGCGTCCGCCCGGCAAGCGCAACAGCACCATTCATTTATTGTCCGGCGGCGAAAAGGCGCTCACCGCGGTCGCTTTGGTGTTTTCGATCTTCGAACTCAACCCCGCGCCTTTCTGCATGCTGGACGAGGTGGACGCCTCGCTGGACGAGGCCAACGTCGGGCGCTTTTGCCGGTTGCTCCATGAGATGTCCGAGCGCATTCAGTTTATTTACATCACCCACAACAAGGCCAGCATGGAGATCGCCCGGCACCTGACCGGCGTCACCATGCACGAGCCCGGCGTGTCGCGCCTGGTGGCCGTGGATGTGGACGAGGCGGTGCAGTTGGCGGCGGTGTAACCGATTGACGGCCTGACGTGATCTCGAAGGCTACCAGAGAGCGTGTCACGCAACTCCGCGAGGAGATCAATCGTCACAATTACCTCTACTATGTGCTCGACCGGCCGGAGATCC includes the following:
- the queF gene encoding NADPH-dependent 7-cyano-7-deazaguanine reductase QueF, coding for MPTQPTKQLETFSNPTPERDYTIRMEVPEFTCLCPKTGQPDFATLHIEYVPDKLCIELKSLKLYMWSYRNEGAFHEAVTNLILDDLAKACQPRFMRLTAEFYVRGGIYTTVIAEHRVSGWTPPVAVNLP
- the cysZ gene encoding sulfate transporter CysZ, encoding MSNGIITGASYLLRGFRLIRQPGVRRYVAIPLLLNTLIFAVLTAYAAHWLQTLTAQLTSVLPGWLDWLQWLLWPLLVLVALVVIYFGFSLLLNLIGAPFNGLLAEAVETHLTGHAASDQSWGRLLLDIVPALLGELRKIGYFLLWALPLLLVSFIPPLNLAAPLLWMVFGAWMLCLQYTDYVMGNHRLSFREQRRTLARQWRVSLGFGGAVLLATLIPGVNLIVMPVAVAGATALYLERLARPA
- a CDS encoding FGGY-family carbohydrate kinase; protein product: MVIDAAGTLQAQAAIPLPAPLRRGAEVEQDPQLWWRAVESALRAVLVKVPSKHIRAIAVDGTSSTLLLTDDRGEPLGPALMYNDARSQCAAATIAEVAPPTTAAHGASSGLAKLLTLQTLAPAATRHALSPADWITGKLRGQYGVSDEHNCLKLGYDVLERRWPAWLDRLGVRRDWLPEAVPAGTPLGAVSAAAAREFNLAADTLLVAGTTDATAAFIATGACAPGEAVTSLGSTLVVKVLSEKPVFAPEYGVYSHRLGDLWLAGGGSNSGGAVLLHYFTPEQMAAMTPLLKPDQPTGLDYYPLPAPGERFPINDATLPPRVTPRPADDILFFQGLLEGIARIEQRGYQLLASLGAPYPTSILSVGGGAVNEAWTEIRKRLLNTAMTIPAQSEAAYGAALLALRGVQQVTCRDVLMSREAGCRERPRTP
- the smc gene encoding chromosome segregation protein SMC, translating into MRLSKIKLAGFKSFVDPTTIHLPSNLVGIVGPNGCGKSNVIDAVRWVMGESSAKSLRGDSMADVIFNGSTSRKPVSQASIELIFDNSDGALGGAYAEYGEISIKRQVGRDGHSDYFLNGVRCRRRDITDLFLGTGLGPHSYAIIEQNMISRLIEAKPDDLRIMLEEAAGISRYKERRRETETRMRHTRENIDRLNDVREELGKQLERLQRQANSAEKYKLLKEQERQVKAQLLALRWRALHDEVEAQGRMVSEQETELEAHIAQQRAAETAIEKQREQQGEAAEVFNAVQGRFYGAGAEIARLEQSLLHARERRRQLQQDLEQLEQAWRDIEQHLEADRQQLAGLTRELEQAEPGWREAQTGAEAARQALAEAEQAVHAGQIEWDSFNQRAAQSMQTVQVEGARVQHLEQQLQQLQQRRSRLEEERRTLADANLQQQNTQLLEQRDGCEREAAQRQQSLQETLNRITVLREQSHQHSTQLDSVRSRLEERRGRLASLEALQQAALGKASTQLSAWLKDHGLGDAPRLAQGLTVEEGWEHAVECVLGAHLEAVCVADLADVMKLLDAPPEGALSLFDTSSAAAAAANKHRAPPLQDKVRAPWPLGGVLADVYAADSLAQAGTLYPQLQAHESVITRGGVWLGKGWLRVANQKDIHAGVLHREQEIKSLHETVTQDQAALEHLQEELAAQRAQLQELEQQRETSQAALSQAQHQLAEVHGQLSGHRIRLEQTTARAAQVQAELQEIEKQVAALSGELDTARARLQEATAHSETLTQERTVLQQRREAQRITLDELRLKARADGDRVHQLALRIEALRSTLASTGQNLQRMQDQLGQMAARREDLRSQLAGGVAPLEAAQAELEQQLAKRSEIETELNHARRVVEEFDHVLRQLNEQRHQKEQKVQDLRTVLEQTRLTYQEGRVRSQSLEEQIVESGFELQPVLEALSAEANEQDSHAQVEQITQKIQRLGPINLAAIDEYAELSQRKNYLDAQNADLTEALTTLENAIRKIDRETRTRFQETFDKVNTSLQATFPRLFGGGHAYLELTGEDLLDTGVTVMARPPGKRNSTIHLLSGGEKALTAVALVFSIFELNPAPFCMLDEVDASLDEANVGRFCRLLHEMSERIQFIYITHNKASMEIARHLTGVTMHEPGVSRLVAVDVDEAVQLAAV
- a CDS encoding HAD family hydrolase, encoding MAMLEALIFDVDGTLADTERDGHRVSFNAAFAEAGLDWEWSVPLYGELLAITGGKERIRHYLDHYNTAFERPTGLDSLIAGLHASKTRHYTGMLAAGSIPLRPGVRRLLGEARAEGVRLAIATTTTPANVMALLEHASPEIPASWFETIAAGDVVAAKKPAPDIFNYALEQMGLDPSRCIALEDSENGLRAARGAGLRTVITTNDYTRDQDFTDAELVLNHLGEPGRPFTVLKGAVNGKSYLDLDTLRQLTQDARDAPDTVR